A part of Actinoallomurus bryophytorum genomic DNA contains:
- a CDS encoding ROK family transcriptional regulator codes for MARHESAAAGPGSRALIVDLIRSSGPISRVELVKATRLTQPTISNIVRRLIEDGVVRETGDTIATRGKPRTMLVINSRAAYGVGIHVGADTLTCVVTDTRGGTVGRQLVAAPTGGKPGDVVERLAALYRDVTGGLGLPPRSVAGMAVVGPGPVDVARGRFLTLPGLTGSAELDLAAALTAELGVPVLVDGDAAAATVGEFWGRQVSRDRTFGCLYMNSGIGSGVVLDGALHRGASSNAGKIGHIAVVRDGAPCACGNRGCLERYAASGVLVGRARADEKMIERLRIRADDPDARAFDVLARAALYGDEQARALVDESAELLAEGAMVLANLWDLDTLVLAGPGFAIAGSIYVTEIRRRLAECAFGRDVHGIQVDLSSNPRDSAAIGGAALVLQGSVAPGHGPQVPARS; via the coding sequence GTGGCGCGACACGAGTCCGCGGCCGCGGGACCCGGCAGCCGCGCGCTCATCGTGGACCTGATCCGCTCGTCCGGGCCGATCAGCCGGGTCGAGCTGGTCAAGGCCACCCGGCTGACCCAGCCGACCATCTCCAACATCGTCCGCCGGCTGATCGAGGACGGCGTCGTCCGCGAGACCGGCGACACCATCGCCACCCGGGGCAAGCCGCGCACCATGCTGGTGATCAACTCTCGGGCCGCGTACGGAGTGGGGATCCATGTCGGTGCGGACACGCTGACCTGCGTGGTCACCGACACCCGGGGCGGCACCGTGGGCCGCCAGCTCGTCGCGGCACCGACCGGCGGTAAGCCCGGCGACGTGGTCGAACGGCTCGCCGCGCTGTACCGCGACGTGACCGGCGGCCTCGGGCTGCCGCCGCGGAGCGTGGCCGGTATGGCGGTGGTGGGTCCCGGACCGGTCGACGTCGCGCGCGGCCGGTTCCTGACGCTTCCCGGCCTCACCGGGTCGGCCGAGCTCGACCTCGCCGCCGCGCTGACCGCAGAGCTCGGGGTGCCGGTGCTGGTGGACGGCGACGCGGCGGCGGCCACGGTCGGGGAGTTCTGGGGCCGGCAGGTCTCCCGCGACCGCACATTCGGCTGCCTGTACATGAACTCCGGCATCGGCTCCGGCGTGGTGCTCGACGGTGCGCTGCATCGCGGCGCCAGCTCGAACGCGGGGAAGATCGGGCACATCGCGGTGGTGCGCGACGGCGCGCCGTGCGCCTGCGGCAACCGGGGCTGCCTGGAGCGGTACGCGGCGTCGGGTGTGCTGGTCGGCCGGGCCCGCGCCGACGAGAAAATGATCGAGCGGCTGCGGATCCGCGCCGACGACCCCGACGCGCGGGCGTTCGACGTGCTCGCCCGCGCGGCGCTGTACGGCGACGAGCAGGCTCGCGCGCTGGTCGACGAGTCGGCCGAGCTGCTCGCCGAGGGCGCGATGGTGCTGGCCAACCTGTGGGACCTGGACACGCTGGTGCTGGCCGGGCCCGGGTTCGCCATCGCGGGCTCGATCTACGTCACCGAGATTCGCCGTCGCCTGGCCGAGTGCGCATTCGGCCGGGACGTGCACGGCATCCAGGTCGACCTGTCCAGCAACCCGCGCGACTCGGCCGCGATCGGCGGCGCCGCCCTGGTGCTGCAGGGCTCCGTCGCACCTGGTCATGGCCCGCAAGTACCCGCCCGGTCGTAG
- a CDS encoding LacI family DNA-binding transcriptional regulator codes for MPTRTGPAQRHRNGTPVGLALVRDAEVLGAEPFFHEFIAGMERVLAPLDVPVLLQVVATVAKAGERMRTWARHGQVQGLILIDLLPGDERVALVRELGLPAVVIGDPVTAGGLPAVWTQDEVAMRDVVTALVAAGHTHLGHVCGPAQMAHTIIRRRRFEAVAAEHGARTTTFDGDYSQAAGVRAVGDLAALETEHDRPTALVFDNDVMALGALIEAGRLGLAVPADLSLVAWDDSALCQLAEPPLSAVSHDVQELGELVGQVLAGQLGGTEYPPGESVVTAAPARLIARGSSI; via the coding sequence ATGCCGACACGGACCGGCCCGGCACAGCGCCACCGGAACGGCACGCCGGTCGGCCTCGCCCTGGTCCGCGACGCCGAGGTGCTCGGCGCCGAGCCGTTCTTCCACGAGTTCATCGCGGGCATGGAGCGCGTGCTGGCGCCGCTGGACGTGCCGGTGCTGCTGCAGGTGGTGGCCACGGTGGCGAAGGCGGGTGAGCGGATGCGCACCTGGGCGCGGCACGGTCAGGTGCAGGGGCTGATCCTCATCGACCTGCTGCCCGGGGACGAGCGGGTGGCCCTGGTGCGGGAGCTCGGACTGCCGGCCGTGGTGATCGGCGATCCGGTGACCGCGGGCGGGCTGCCGGCGGTGTGGACGCAGGACGAGGTGGCCATGCGCGACGTGGTGACAGCCCTGGTCGCCGCGGGGCACACGCACCTCGGGCACGTCTGCGGCCCGGCCCAGATGGCTCACACGATCATCCGCCGGCGCAGGTTCGAGGCGGTCGCGGCCGAGCACGGGGCCCGCACGACGACGTTCGACGGCGACTACTCCCAGGCGGCCGGTGTCCGCGCGGTGGGCGACCTCGCCGCGCTGGAGACCGAGCACGACCGGCCCACCGCGCTCGTGTTCGACAACGACGTGATGGCGCTCGGCGCGCTGATCGAGGCCGGCCGTCTCGGCCTGGCCGTCCCGGCCGACCTGTCGCTCGTGGCCTGGGACGACTCCGCACTGTGCCAGTTGGCCGAGCCGCCGCTGAGTGCGGTCAGCCACGACGTGCAGGAACTCGGCGAACTCGTCGGCCAGGTTCTGGCCGGCCAGCTCGGCGGCACGGAGTACCCGCCCGGGGAAAGCGTTGTCACCGCCGCCCCGGCACGATTGATCGCGCGCGGGTCGAGTATCTAG
- a CDS encoding tetratricopeptide repeat protein, producing MDETYEHVDDDEILRAVEKLREQGRREETSKISQVLMEDGAAAAMFELGLLLDDEGGHSEAEAWYLKAAGAGNLSAMLHLGLLLEIVFERDAEAGRWYESAARAGHLEAMYELGRWLGDKDQWEESDEWYRKAAELGHLQAMLALASDLKWMGNVGEAETWFRRAADVGDTSAMNDLAIILDESGRTEEAENWWRRAASEGNIIAAYNLGGLLQRSGRDNEAKSWYLQAASGGDADASYSLGRLLFEQEESTEAESWLREAAQQGHPGAMIELARLLRNTDQASEVPL from the coding sequence ATGGACGAAACTTACGAGCACGTGGATGACGACGAAATATTGCGAGCGGTAGAGAAACTCAGAGAGCAGGGCCGGCGCGAGGAAACGAGCAAGATATCTCAGGTGCTCATGGAAGATGGCGCCGCCGCGGCGATGTTCGAGCTGGGTTTACTCCTTGACGACGAAGGAGGGCATTCTGAGGCTGAGGCCTGGTATCTGAAAGCTGCTGGCGCGGGAAATCTCTCGGCCATGCTCCACCTCGGGCTTCTGCTCGAAATTGTTTTTGAGCGAGACGCCGAGGCTGGCCGGTGGTACGAGTCAGCTGCTCGAGCAGGGCATCTTGAAGCGATGTATGAGCTCGGCCGCTGGCTAGGCGATAAGGACCAATGGGAAGAATCCGACGAATGGTATCGGAAAGCGGCGGAGTTGGGTCATCTGCAAGCCATGCTGGCTCTGGCCAGCGACCTCAAATGGATGGGAAACGTGGGCGAGGCCGAGACGTGGTTTCGTCGCGCTGCCGATGTCGGTGACACATCGGCAATGAATGATCTGGCAATAATTCTCGATGAGTCAGGCCGTACCGAAGAAGCTGAAAATTGGTGGCGACGGGCGGCTTCAGAAGGAAATATCATAGCCGCATATAATCTTGGTGGTTTGCTTCAGAGGTCAGGTCGTGACAACGAAGCGAAGTCCTGGTATTTGCAAGCGGCCAGCGGCGGTGATGCTGATGCCTCGTACAGCTTGGGTCGTCTTCTCTTCGAGCAGGAAGAGTCCACGGAAGCGGAATCTTGGTTGCGTGAAGCGGCGCAGCAAGGCCATCCAGGCGCGATGATCGAACTTGCGCGCCTTTTGAGAAATACAGACCAGGCGTCTGAGGTGCCGCTGTGA
- a CDS encoding YceI family protein has product MTTTTDTTTVSPRTPDGWAAGSWTIDPAHTMVSFSARHLMSRVRGTLTDVSGQIVTDLDPARSTVTAVMATTSVNTGTPMRDDHLRSADFFDAERYPQMRFVSRTLRPEAGSWVLSGELTIRDVTRPVDLEVEFLGSDPTGLQGEPRIGFSAQTTISRRDFGITLGLVADGTKIVVADKIDIALDIQAFLAA; this is encoded by the coding sequence ATGACCACCACCACCGACACCACCACCGTCAGCCCGCGGACGCCCGACGGCTGGGCCGCGGGCAGCTGGACCATCGATCCCGCCCACACCATGGTGAGCTTCTCGGCGCGCCACCTGATGAGCCGGGTACGCGGAACACTCACCGATGTCAGCGGGCAGATCGTCACCGACCTCGACCCTGCTCGCTCGACCGTCACTGCCGTGATGGCGACCACCTCGGTCAACACCGGCACCCCGATGCGCGATGACCATCTGCGGTCGGCTGATTTCTTCGACGCCGAGCGGTACCCGCAGATGAGGTTCGTCAGCCGGACACTGCGCCCGGAGGCCGGCTCCTGGGTGCTGTCGGGCGAGCTGACGATCCGCGACGTCACCCGGCCGGTGGACCTTGAGGTCGAGTTCCTCGGCTCCGACCCGACCGGGCTCCAGGGCGAGCCGCGAATCGGTTTTTCGGCCCAGACGACCATCAGCCGCCGCGACTTCGGAATCACCCTCGGCCTGGTCGCCGATGGCACCAAGATCGTCGTCGCCGACAAGATCGACATCGCCCTGGACATCCAGGCGTTCCTGGCTGCCTGA
- a CDS encoding dihydrofolate reductase family protein — protein MGAVVMHNVVSVDGFIADENDDPGPLHEWYFSGDTPIGVGDGEGFDHSGAGSRFKVPSASSEYVRSTWDSLGTIVMGRRLFDLVNGWEGHPPAGDHVVVVSHRPKPEGWHPEASYHFVDGVAAGIAKAQELAGERTVAVNAGEVGGQILAAGLVDEVAMDVVPVVFGSGKRYFGSIDRQHLLEDPDVVIRSDRVLHLRFKVRR, from the coding sequence ATGGGCGCCGTAGTCATGCACAACGTGGTGTCGGTGGACGGCTTCATCGCCGATGAGAACGACGATCCCGGCCCCCTCCACGAGTGGTACTTCAGCGGGGACACCCCGATCGGTGTCGGCGACGGTGAGGGGTTCGACCATTCCGGTGCCGGAAGCCGTTTCAAGGTCCCCAGCGCATCGTCGGAGTATGTCCGGTCGACGTGGGACTCACTCGGCACGATCGTCATGGGCCGCAGACTGTTCGACCTGGTCAACGGGTGGGAAGGTCATCCGCCCGCGGGCGACCACGTGGTCGTGGTGTCCCACCGGCCCAAGCCCGAGGGTTGGCACCCCGAGGCGTCGTACCACTTCGTCGACGGCGTGGCGGCGGGGATCGCCAAGGCCCAGGAACTCGCGGGGGAGCGAACCGTCGCCGTGAACGCCGGTGAAGTGGGCGGCCAGATCCTCGCGGCCGGCCTCGTCGACGAAGTGGCCATGGATGTGGTGCCGGTGGTGTTCGGGTCGGGCAAGCGCTACTTCGGCAGCATCGACCGGCAGCATCTGCTTGAGGATCCCGACGTGGTCATCCGGAGCGACCGCGTGCTTCACCTGCGGTTCAAGGTACGCCGATGA
- a CDS encoding DoxX family protein — protein MKIAVWIASSLLAFTFLVIGGSKLLTPAGELQQMAEGVPVALLKLAGAAEVLGAIGLVMPAATRIMPVLTPIAAIGLVVTMIGATITNIAIGEPATAVPTVLLGIFAALVAFARFGPCAIEPGRTSHGPDRLTSRAARS, from the coding sequence ATGAAAATCGCGGTATGGATCGCATCGTCGTTGTTGGCGTTCACATTCCTCGTCATTGGTGGAAGCAAATTGTTGACGCCGGCAGGCGAGCTGCAGCAGATGGCCGAGGGAGTCCCTGTCGCCCTGCTGAAACTCGCCGGCGCCGCTGAGGTACTGGGCGCCATCGGTCTGGTGATGCCTGCGGCAACGCGGATCATGCCGGTTCTGACGCCCATCGCGGCGATCGGCCTCGTTGTGACCATGATCGGCGCAACGATCACCAACATCGCCATCGGTGAGCCCGCGACCGCCGTTCCCACCGTCCTTCTCGGCATTTTCGCGGCCCTCGTGGCCTTTGCCCGTTTCGGGCCCTGCGCCATCGAACCCGGGAGGACCAGCCACGGCCCTGACCGCCTCACGTCAAGGGCGGCGAGGTCGTGA
- a CDS encoding sensor histidine kinase, producing MATRTLVFAYLGCVLVSKLADGNEHPDFRYVPFVVVCFVLPFWYVSGRARGPWLRWPWLLLLAQCAVTYLGFAVFQDRWVGGVSGLLGGLVLLVVRSPWSWWLFGLLAGAEISVWLVVGLPYQPPVNAAYWVLNVFGNVSVGLFGLTRLASLVERLESTQDVLAGAAVMAQRLATANDVRTTIMRRLEQLGEHVRNALTHGPVAELTELRLAGEAARAAAASARHIVTEMPAPPELGSTDGIERVTPALVRRIVAAVVVLYGVQYLLNLTAPSAGGTTASVATTAPAVLVAVTMILLQLRHARFRPGGELPPGWPWTLGAQAVLSFVAYPVFGVASTGFLAFLGGSILLLIERPLRWVLFGAVLASLPMLTLLNPADLAGLPFRFQLQWSVYAASTLGGAGLLVYGLSRFNRTAGELDIARRQLALVAVTSERLRIAQDAHDTLGLGLSTIALKSDLARTLLERGDPRAHREMVHMLHLARTVASDAESIVQSAPALDLDAEIATARDVLTTAGVTTTITRTDIPLDATTESELAAVLREAITNILRHSAARECRIELVRGDSQVSLVIDNDGAPSGRGAARGHGLANIAARAARMGGSMSTEADGNRFILATYVPAEPGATT from the coding sequence GTGGCGACGAGAACGCTGGTGTTCGCCTATCTCGGTTGCGTGCTGGTCAGCAAGCTCGCCGATGGCAACGAACATCCCGACTTCAGGTACGTCCCGTTCGTTGTCGTGTGCTTCGTGCTGCCGTTCTGGTATGTGAGCGGACGTGCGCGAGGGCCGTGGCTGCGGTGGCCCTGGCTGCTGCTGCTCGCGCAGTGCGCTGTGACGTATCTCGGGTTCGCCGTCTTCCAGGATCGCTGGGTGGGCGGCGTTTCCGGGTTGCTCGGCGGGCTGGTGCTGCTGGTGGTGCGGTCGCCCTGGTCCTGGTGGCTGTTCGGCCTTCTCGCCGGTGCCGAGATCTCGGTGTGGCTGGTGGTCGGGCTGCCGTATCAGCCGCCGGTCAACGCGGCGTACTGGGTGCTGAACGTGTTCGGTAACGTGAGCGTGGGTCTGTTCGGCCTCACCCGGCTCGCGTCCCTGGTCGAACGGCTCGAGTCCACGCAGGACGTCCTCGCGGGTGCGGCCGTCATGGCGCAGCGGCTCGCCACGGCGAACGACGTCCGAACCACGATCATGCGACGTCTCGAACAGCTGGGCGAGCACGTCCGCAACGCCCTCACCCATGGGCCGGTCGCCGAACTGACCGAGCTGCGGCTGGCCGGCGAGGCGGCACGCGCCGCCGCCGCCTCGGCACGCCACATCGTCACCGAGATGCCCGCCCCGCCGGAACTCGGCAGCACGGACGGCATAGAACGGGTCACGCCCGCGCTGGTACGCCGGATCGTCGCCGCTGTCGTCGTCCTGTACGGCGTCCAGTACCTGCTGAACCTGACCGCCCCCTCCGCCGGTGGAACAACGGCGAGCGTCGCGACGACGGCGCCGGCCGTACTGGTCGCGGTGACGATGATCCTCCTGCAACTGCGGCACGCCCGCTTCCGCCCCGGAGGCGAACTCCCACCCGGATGGCCATGGACGCTCGGGGCGCAGGCCGTGCTCAGTTTCGTCGCATACCCGGTGTTCGGGGTGGCGAGCACGGGGTTCCTCGCGTTCCTCGGCGGCAGCATCCTGCTGCTGATCGAACGTCCGCTCCGCTGGGTGCTCTTCGGCGCGGTCCTCGCCAGTCTGCCGATGCTGACCTTGCTCAACCCGGCCGATCTGGCCGGCCTGCCGTTCCGGTTCCAGCTCCAGTGGTCGGTCTACGCCGCCTCCACCCTCGGCGGAGCGGGACTGTTGGTCTACGGGCTGTCGCGGTTCAACCGGACCGCCGGAGAGCTCGACATCGCGCGGCGACAGCTGGCCCTCGTCGCCGTCACAAGCGAGCGGCTCCGGATCGCGCAGGACGCCCACGACACCCTCGGCCTCGGCCTGTCGACCATCGCCCTCAAAAGCGATCTTGCCCGGACGCTCCTCGAGCGCGGCGACCCTCGCGCGCACCGTGAGATGGTGCACATGCTGCACCTCGCTAGGACGGTGGCCTCCGACGCGGAGTCCATCGTGCAGAGCGCGCCCGCGCTGGACTTGGACGCGGAGATCGCCACCGCGCGCGACGTGCTCACGACCGCCGGCGTGACGACCACGATCACACGTACGGACATCCCGCTGGACGCGACCACCGAATCCGAACTCGCCGCGGTCCTCCGCGAGGCGATCACCAACATCCTCCGGCACAGCGCCGCACGCGAATGCCGCATCGAGCTCGTCCGCGGCGACAGCCAGGTCTCCCTCGTCATCGACAACGACGGCGCCCCGTCCGGCCGCGGGGCAGCGCGAGGACACGGGCTGGCCAACATCGCCGCACGCGCCGCCCGGATGGGCGGCTCGATGAGCACCGAAGCCGACGGGAACCGGTTCATACTCGCCACTTACGTGCCCGCCGAACCAGGGGCGACGACATGA
- a CDS encoding response regulator transcription factor, which translates to MIRILIAEDSAILRDTLVSVLDLEDDLTVVADVATGMEIVPAARLHAPDVAVLDIDLPGIDGLTAAGQMSAELPACSVLILTAHARPANLRAALNAHVAGFLAKDTSARDLITAIRTIAAGGRVVDPEVAIAAIETRPSPLTARETDVLRLHAQGAGPRDIANTLYLSYGTVRNYLASATDKLGARNRTDAAIIASQQGWL; encoded by the coding sequence ATGATCCGCATCCTGATCGCCGAGGACTCCGCCATCCTCCGCGACACCCTCGTCTCGGTGCTCGACCTCGAAGACGACCTGACCGTGGTCGCCGATGTCGCGACAGGCATGGAGATCGTGCCCGCGGCCCGCCTGCACGCCCCGGATGTCGCCGTGCTCGACATCGACCTTCCCGGTATCGACGGATTGACCGCGGCCGGGCAGATGTCCGCAGAGCTCCCCGCCTGCAGCGTCCTGATCCTGACCGCTCACGCCCGGCCCGCCAACCTCCGAGCCGCCCTGAACGCACACGTCGCGGGGTTCCTCGCCAAAGACACCTCGGCGCGCGACCTCATCACCGCCATCCGCACCATTGCCGCAGGCGGCCGCGTCGTCGACCCCGAAGTGGCGATCGCCGCGATCGAAACCCGGCCCAGCCCGCTCACCGCACGCGAGACCGACGTACTCCGCCTCCACGCCCAAGGAGCCGGTCCCCGCGACATCGCGAACACGCTGTACCTGTCCTATGGCACGGTCCGCAACTACCTCGCCTCCGCGACCGACAAGCTCGGCGCACGCAACCGGACCGACGCAGCCATCATCGCAAGTCAACAAGGGTGGCTTTAG
- a CDS encoding RNA polymerase sigma factor produces MTRPVDAELASAAQGGDEGAFAALIERNLAAMRAVAVAMLGWVDEAEDVVQDAVLIALRDLPKLRDPEAAGAWLRAIVRNNCRMLLRARRAVPIAEPALLMPADGELDPGTVLERAVTRDWVRSAVAALPEPIREVMVLRYFTDWSSYRQIAEICAVPEHTVRSRLRDGRRAFSRTLQEVAAMTHADSAAMARATRHEAQALVQAGLHGDLRGVLRDRFHPDALVTRAGLPAGGISELAPMMTETLNAGVSLRLLDAEASADIVVWDIEFLNPPDDPWQQRGFRRSR; encoded by the coding sequence ATGACCCGCCCTGTGGACGCCGAGTTGGCAAGCGCCGCGCAAGGCGGTGACGAGGGCGCGTTCGCCGCGCTGATCGAGCGCAATCTGGCCGCCATGCGGGCGGTCGCGGTCGCCATGCTGGGATGGGTGGACGAGGCCGAGGACGTGGTGCAGGACGCGGTGCTGATCGCGTTGCGTGACCTCCCGAAGCTGCGTGACCCGGAGGCGGCTGGGGCATGGTTGCGGGCCATAGTGCGCAACAACTGCCGCATGCTGCTGCGCGCACGGCGGGCCGTGCCGATCGCCGAGCCCGCGCTGCTGATGCCGGCCGACGGTGAGCTGGATCCCGGCACGGTGCTCGAGCGGGCGGTGACTCGTGACTGGGTGCGGTCCGCAGTGGCGGCGCTGCCGGAACCGATCCGTGAGGTCATGGTGCTGCGCTACTTCACTGATTGGTCCTCGTACCGGCAGATCGCCGAGATATGCGCGGTGCCGGAGCACACCGTGCGCAGCCGGCTGCGCGATGGGCGGCGCGCCTTCAGCCGGACGCTACAGGAGGTGGCGGCGATGACGCACGCCGACTCCGCTGCCATGGCACGAGCGACCCGGCACGAAGCCCAGGCTCTCGTCCAAGCCGGCTTGCACGGCGACCTCCGCGGGGTTCTCCGGGATCGATTCCACCCGGACGCCCTGGTCACGCGGGCCGGCCTGCCGGCAGGTGGAATCTCCGAGCTGGCGCCGATGATGACCGAGACGCTGAACGCCGGGGTGAGTCTGCGGTTGCTGGACGCCGAGGCCAGCGCGGACATCGTGGTGTGGGACATCGAGTTCCTCAACCCACCCGATGACCCGTGGCAACAGCGCGGGTTTCGGCGTTCACGGTGA
- a CDS encoding SDR family NAD(P)-dependent oxidoreductase, which produces MTRGNSAGFGVHGDVVDADPGRLHDQCQLNVTALVDLTRAYLPGMTGRGRGVIINLASLSAFLPLPHMAAYAATKAFVLSFTDALWVETRHSGVRVLALCPGPTDTAFHAATGSDDGSFGRHRSPEQVVDTAFRAMERDVSRVVDGRLNTVSSLLARLLPHRVTLALGERSMRPTGSARAAEPPRRPLSQ; this is translated from the coding sequence ATGACCCGTGGCAACAGCGCGGGTTTCGGCGTTCACGGTGATGTCGTCGACGCCGACCCCGGCCGGCTGCACGACCAGTGCCAGCTCAACGTCACCGCGCTGGTCGACCTGACCCGGGCCTACCTGCCCGGCATGACGGGCCGGGGCCGAGGTGTGATCATCAACCTCGCCTCCCTGTCCGCCTTCCTGCCCTTGCCGCACATGGCCGCCTACGCCGCGACCAAGGCGTTCGTCCTGTCTTTCACCGACGCGCTCTGGGTGGAGACCCGCCACAGCGGTGTACGTGTCCTGGCCTTGTGCCCCGGTCCGACCGACACCGCGTTCCACGCGGCGACCGGCTCCGACGACGGGAGCTTCGGCAGGCACCGCTCCCCCGAGCAGGTCGTCGACACGGCCTTCCGCGCCATGGAACGCGACGTCTCCCGCGTTGTCGACGGACGCCTCAACACGGTCAGCAGTCTTCTCGCGAGGCTTCTGCCGCACCGCGTCACCCTCGCCCTCGGCGAACGCTCCATGCGTCCCACCGGCTCCGCGAGGGCCGCCGAACCGCCTCGTCGACCGCTGAGCCAATGA
- a CDS encoding cellulase family glycosylhydrolase, whose amino-acid sequence MLVPATHPRTRSLSVVVFLLALLAALTGGVSLAPQARAVGGGYWHTSGRQILDASGHPVRIAGINWFGFETANYVVHGLWSRDYKDMLNQVKSLGYNTLRLPYSDDIFKPGTVPNSIDFSSGKNADLQGLTSLQVMDHIVGYAGSVGLRVILDRHRPDSSAQSALWYTSSVSEATWIADLKALATRYANNPAVVGIDLHNEPHDPACWGCGDTSTDWRLAAERGGNAVLSVNPNLLIFVEGIQTYNGDSGWWGGNLEGAGTYPVRLSVANRLVYSAHDYATSVADQTWFHDSSFPANLPGVWDRFWGYLFKQNVAPVWIGEFGTTLQSPIDQQWLATLVKYLGSTSQQGADSFQWTFWSLNPNSGDTGGILNDDWTTVNTTKDAYLSSIKSTSFDPVGSGSGGGGGGGGGGGGGTAACTASYHVDNDWGSGFTATVTVSGSGTTATRSWKVTWSFGGDQAVTNAWSATATQSGAAVTAVNASHNGALAPGASTTFGFQATYSGANPAVTPVCTAA is encoded by the coding sequence ATGCTCGTCCCCGCAACACACCCGAGGACCAGGTCCTTGTCGGTGGTGGTCTTTCTCCTTGCTCTCCTCGCCGCCCTCACCGGCGGTGTCTCCCTCGCTCCTCAGGCCCGGGCCGTGGGCGGTGGCTACTGGCACACCAGCGGCCGGCAGATCCTCGACGCGAGCGGCCATCCGGTGCGCATCGCGGGCATCAACTGGTTCGGCTTCGAAACGGCGAACTACGTGGTGCACGGGCTCTGGAGCCGGGACTACAAAGACATGCTGAACCAGGTGAAGTCGCTCGGCTACAACACGCTACGGCTGCCGTACTCCGACGACATCTTCAAGCCGGGAACGGTACCCAACAGCATCGACTTCTCCAGCGGCAAGAACGCCGACCTGCAGGGCCTCACGTCCCTCCAGGTGATGGACCACATCGTCGGCTACGCGGGGTCCGTCGGGCTGCGGGTCATCCTGGACCGACACCGCCCCGACTCCTCCGCTCAGTCCGCCCTCTGGTACACCTCCAGCGTCAGCGAGGCCACCTGGATCGCCGACCTGAAGGCGCTCGCGACCCGGTACGCGAACAACCCGGCGGTCGTGGGCATCGACCTGCACAACGAACCGCACGACCCGGCCTGCTGGGGCTGTGGGGACACCTCGACCGACTGGCGGCTCGCCGCCGAGCGGGGCGGGAACGCGGTGCTGTCGGTCAACCCCAACCTGCTGATCTTCGTCGAGGGCATCCAGACCTACAACGGCGACTCCGGCTGGTGGGGCGGCAACCTCGAGGGCGCGGGCACGTACCCGGTGCGCCTTTCGGTGGCGAACCGGCTCGTCTACTCCGCGCACGACTACGCCACCAGCGTGGCCGACCAGACCTGGTTCCACGACTCTTCCTTCCCCGCCAACCTGCCCGGTGTCTGGGACCGGTTCTGGGGTTACCTGTTCAAGCAGAACGTCGCACCGGTCTGGATCGGTGAGTTCGGCACGACGCTGCAGTCGCCCATCGACCAGCAGTGGCTCGCCACGCTCGTGAAGTACCTGGGCTCCACCTCGCAGCAGGGCGCGGACTCGTTCCAGTGGACGTTCTGGAGCCTGAACCCGAACTCCGGCGACACCGGCGGCATCCTCAACGACGACTGGACGACCGTCAACACCACGAAGGACGCCTATCTCAGCTCGATCAAGTCGACCTCTTTCGACCCGGTCGGGAGCGGCTCGGGCGGAGGCGGCGGAGGCGGGGGAGGAGGCGGCGGAGGCACCGCGGCCTGCACCGCCTCCTACCACGTCGACAACGACTGGGGCTCCGGCTTCACCGCCACCGTGACCGTGAGCGGTTCCGGCACCACCGCCACACGAAGCTGGAAGGTGACCTGGTCCTTCGGCGGCGACCAGGCCGTGACCAACGCCTGGAGCGCCACCGCCACCCAGTCCGGCGCGGCCGTCACGGCGGTGAACGCCTCCCACAACGGTGCCCTCGCGCCCGGCGCCTCGACGACATTCGGCTTCCAGGCGACCTACTCGGGCGCCAACCCGGCCGTCACCCCTGTGTGCACCGCCGCATGA